A DNA window from Iodobacter ciconiae contains the following coding sequences:
- a CDS encoding PGAP1-like alpha/beta domain-containing protein codes for MTNQAVDSKAVRRLPLQFDDKGEPMFSSVKSPEDFKLSALVIRPPHTVIPIIFVPGIMGTNIRMAEEKKDAWAPPNSALSGLGQALKRSVQKPEQRQVQFDPNNTEVNPDGPCSIPGNFFMLTEKEAKKRGWGALHADSYHETLQQLEISLNEQYSKPGRSKEDGNHLLEEIGLLTQLGAADSSSTDKPDYKKAAAKAAAAWGETPPALSPAEVDKLDDYYYPVWACGYNWLQSNKVSGEHLLKRINEVIKFYNDSQYFECSKVILLTHSMGGFVARSAAQQDPSKILGIVHGVQPVGGAPVVYRRFRAGTEVDGFFDIAGAAAAAIIGWSAADVTPALSCAPGPLELLPNTAYPKGWLKIIQKTGGEERIIKQLPESDPYEEIYSKTTDDCWWGMVDPSLIDPANTIKSVMPPLKAYKVALNMAEQFHANLELSAHEKTYGYYGIDNNKFLTFGSVSWDTKNKISTENESALFVAKDQWRNTTGKADVALDAENTLHFKLRNERDQGGDGTVPLVSGAALEKLIPAPQMVFKMKGFDHQNSYKNRFAMQSTIYSIAKLVQLAEPATP; via the coding sequence ATGACAAATCAAGCTGTTGATTCTAAAGCGGTACGCCGTTTGCCCTTACAGTTTGATGATAAGGGCGAGCCGATGTTTAGTTCCGTAAAAAGCCCTGAGGATTTTAAGCTTAGTGCGCTGGTCATTCGCCCCCCGCATACTGTTATTCCTATTATTTTTGTGCCGGGGATTATGGGGACAAATATACGAATGGCAGAAGAAAAAAAGGATGCATGGGCCCCTCCAAACAGCGCATTGTCAGGGCTGGGTCAAGCTTTAAAACGTAGCGTTCAAAAACCGGAACAAAGGCAAGTTCAATTTGATCCAAACAATACAGAAGTGAATCCGGATGGGCCCTGTAGTATCCCCGGCAATTTTTTTATGCTCACCGAAAAAGAAGCTAAAAAACGGGGCTGGGGGGCGCTACACGCAGATAGCTATCATGAAACACTACAGCAATTAGAAATCAGCCTGAACGAGCAATATAGCAAGCCGGGCCGCAGCAAAGAAGATGGTAATCATTTGCTGGAAGAAATTGGCCTTTTAACCCAGCTTGGCGCAGCCGATAGCTCCTCTACAGACAAACCGGATTATAAAAAAGCCGCTGCCAAAGCCGCTGCTGCATGGGGTGAAACCCCTCCTGCACTTAGCCCTGCAGAAGTAGATAAATTAGACGATTATTACTACCCCGTATGGGCATGTGGCTATAACTGGCTGCAAAGCAATAAGGTATCTGGCGAGCATTTGCTCAAGCGTATTAATGAAGTTATTAAATTTTATAATGACAGCCAGTACTTCGAGTGCAGCAAAGTCATATTGCTGACCCATTCAATGGGCGGCTTTGTTGCCCGTAGTGCTGCGCAGCAAGATCCCAGCAAAATTTTGGGTATTGTGCACGGCGTGCAGCCCGTTGGCGGTGCGCCCGTGGTTTACCGGCGTTTTAGGGCGGGTACTGAAGTAGATGGTTTTTTTGATATTGCAGGCGCTGCCGCCGCTGCAATTATTGGCTGGAGTGCTGCAGACGTCACCCCCGCCCTGTCTTGCGCCCCCGGCCCATTAGAGCTATTGCCAAATACTGCTTACCCGAAAGGCTGGTTGAAAATAATTCAAAAAACTGGCGGCGAAGAAAGAATCATAAAGCAGCTGCCCGAATCAGATCCCTATGAAGAAATCTATAGCAAAACCACGGACGATTGCTGGTGGGGGATGGTTGATCCGTCATTAATTGACCCGGCAAATACTATTAAATCTGTAATGCCACCACTAAAAGCTTATAAAGTGGCATTAAATATGGCAGAACAATTTCACGCAAATTTAGAACTTTCGGCTCATGAAAAAACTTATGGTTACTATGGTATTGATAATAATAAATTTCTAACCTTTGGCAGCGTCAGTTGGGATACTAAAAACAAAATCTCGACTGAAAACGAATCTGCTCTATTTGTGGCAAAAGACCAATGGCGCAATACCACAGGTAAAGCAGATGTAGCCCTTGATGCTGAAAACACCCTGCATTTTAAATTAAGAAATGAGAGAGACCAGGGCGGCGACGGCACAGTGCCTTTAGTCTCAGGCGCGGCTCTGGAAAAATTAATTCCTGCTCCGCAAATGGTTTTCAAGATGAAAGGCTTTGATCATCAGAATAGTTATAAAAATCGATTTGCAATGCAATCTACAATATACAGTATCGCCAAGTTGGTTCAGCTTGCGGAGCCTGCCACACCATGA